The following DNA comes from Tepidanaerobacter syntrophicus.
ACAGGCGCGCCACCATCCTCGCTGGTGGAAATCAGCACCTTATTGTCATCAAGGGTGGCTCCCGTCAAAACCTCAGCAGCGTCTACTCCGATATCTGCAACACCAAGAGTCAGTGTGCCGCTTTGAAATTCCTTGACCACTTCTGCCGCCCCGTCGTCGGCATAAAGTGTCGCCTCTGCGAGCTCGACAGAAAGTTCTGCCGTAATAGCCTTAGCCAGCGGAACAGGCGTGTCGTATGTCTCTTCTCCGTTTTCATTCTCAGTTATTTTGGCATAATATAACCTGTCCAGTCCGATTGTGGCCATGTTTTTCATTCCTCCTTTACTTCATACTCTTTTACCACATCAATGGCATAGTGGTGATAGCCGGTATCGTCCTCATGGCCTATATACCGCCTGTCGGTAATGGTAAAGCCTGCTTGAAGCAATGTGTTCACTATTTCGTTTTTACGGGCAGTGTAGTTTCCCTTGGTAAATAAAGACAACCTTACCTCCTGAGTTTCTACCTGAGGCCGGTTGTCTGCAAAAACTTCAAATGTATCTGTCATCGGAGTAATGACAAGGTACTCATCTGGCGGTACACCGCTAAATACCCCGGTTTCAATGGGGATACCCAAACCATCTAATAACGAGTTTAATTCTGACAATATGCTCATATACGACCCAGCTCCTGTTCCAGTCTTGACTTCATTACTTCGATGCAGGACTTCCTTGTAGCTGATTTTGCCGGTTTCAAAAAGGGCCTTGGAGGCTGCCCGGACTTGCCATACTCAATAATATTAGCAATCTTCGCATTGCTTTCCCCATCCTTCCTTGGTTCAGTAAAGCCGATTTTTATGTTGTGGTTTCCATCCCTGTCCTGTTTGGCAGGAGAAAGTCCCAAAGCATTTACCAATTCACCGGTTGCTCTGGACGGATATTTAGTGCCGCTCCCGATAACTGACTGAAGATTGGACTTTACTTTTGAAAGAACCACTTCCCCGCCTGCTTCCAGCACCTTAGGTATGATTTCGTCTGTTCTTTCTCCAAGTCTGGATAACTTGAGCAAGAACTCTTCCGGCATTTTAACTTCCACCTTAGCCACGTTGCAGCTCCCCCTTTTATGCTTTGCTTGATTTCACTTTTTCCGCAAGCACCTCAATATACATTCCGCGTCCCTTCACATCCTCTACACTGATAATGTTGTACCTGCCATCGCTGCAAACGAGTACAAGATCTGTGGTAACTTCCAGGTTAGGTATCTTACGGAAGCGGAACAGGGCAGACGCCTGCGAAAACGCCGCCCTGTTTGCCCATTTTTCACTGCCATGCCTATCTTCCTTGTATGCCCTTACCGAAGCAAGAATGACATCATCTTTTTCAGTAAAACCCTCACTATCCTTAACCGGCTTGACTGAGATAATGTCCACGAAAGTTTTCATTTTCCCAAGGCCCATATTTACACCTTCCAATCCCGGTCAAGCCACAACAAAAGGTTAACTGTATTCCATACCTGCTGTCCTGCCTGCACACTATCCCCAAAAAAGCCAGCCGTCGAGCCATCCCTGCTTTCATAAAAATGGCTCGACAGCATAATGACAGCCTGCTCAGTAGTAGGCAGCATTGGGTTTTCGGCATAATATCCTTCCGGCTTTTTCTGGTAACTTTCTGCATAGGCCACTGCGGCTTTGATATACTCTTGTAAAAGTGCGTCATCTTCGCTGTGCTGCAATATGAGGTTTGCTTTAACCTTCTCCAAAAGCTCCATGCCGCTGCCCTCCGTTTTCATTAAGCTGATTTCTGCTGCAGTATCTTGACTGCTTCAGACAGTACCAGCTTGCCATCTACACGCTGGGTTGCCATGAATCCTACCTGTCCGGTAGCAGCATACAGCTCATTGAGCCGCTTAAAAACCCTGCCTTGACGGTCTGCCACCCAGTAGTAGGAAAAATCACCAAATACAATTGTCTTTGCTCCGGCGGCAATGGCTGGCATAAATGCAGAAGTTTTAACTGGACGATTGAGGATAGTATCCGGTGTTCCAGCAGTTACAGAAGGCTGCCAGAGATACTGACCGTTGTTGTCTTTGAGCTTCCTTATAGCTTTAATTGTCGAATCATTCATAATGAATACAGCGTTCCTGCGGTACGGAGACTTTAGGCTGTAGAACAAGTCCATGATCTCGTCAAGGGTAATGGCTGTTGCACTCGCCGCAGTTACTCCTATCTCGCCACCGCCGTTATCTGCCAAGATACCGGTTGGCTTGCCAGATCCGTCGCCGATAAAAAATGCTTCCTCCTCTTTTGCTCCGATTCGGCGGGCGAATTCTTTGGCTATATACTGCTCAAGGTTAAATACACTGTCGTTTAACAATTCCTCTGACACCTTGATCATAGTAGCCAGCTTATATGCGCCGATGGATACCTGTGCAAAGGAGTCATCACTTTCCGGAATCTGACCTTCCTCATCCACCCAGGATGCAGTACCCTTGCTTGCCACCACAGGAATTTTCTTGTCGCCGCTGGACGTGGTAATAACATTGGCAATCTGCCTAAATATATTCTCCTCCTCCAGCGCTTCCACAAGAGTACGCTCAAAGTCGTCGGGGACAAGATATCCACCTTCGGTGTCCTCTCCAATCTGCAGCGCGTTATGCACGTCATATTTGCGCCTGCCGCGCATCATGTTCCAGAAAGACTGCCTGTACTCATCGCTGGCACGTCCGGTTTTCTCATTGTTGCCAGATATGGAAGTGGGTTTGTCTGTAATAGGAATATTCAACGGTTTTGACAGTTCCAAATCTATGGCAGCCTGACGCTCAAGACGTTCTATTTCTTTGCCCAGCGCAATAACGTCGGCTTCCATTTTTTCATAAGTCGCGGTATCCTCCGGTGAAAGCAGTCCGTCGTTCCCGCGTTTGCTGTCGAGGAAAGCTTTAGCAGCTTCCCATACTTTCGCGCGTTTTTCACGCAGTTCCAGTATTTTGCTCATAATCAAATCCTCCTTATGGTTTTAATAAAAAAAGCCGCTTTTCAAGCGACTCAATCGGGGTCCCTTTTGGTTTTTCTTTTGGTTTAAGCTTTTGCAGGATGGAATTTGTCACTGCCTGCCTACTGAAGATCATTCCTCCTGATACTTCAAATTCGGATGGAAATGATTCATTTTCCATAAACAAGATACCATCGGCAAAGCCAAGTTCCACCGCTTTTCTTGCGTTAAACCAGCTTTCCGCGTCCATTAGGTGCGATATTTTTGCCCTGGAAAGTCCGGTTTTCAGTTCATAAGCGTTGATGATGGATTCCTTTATTTCTTCCAGCATTGCGATAGCTTTCTCCATTTCTTCTGTATCACCGATGGCTATTGTCATAGGGTTGTGAATCATCATCATGCTGACTGGTGACATAAAGACGTCACCTCCGGCCATAGCTATGACCGAAGCGGCGCTGGCTGCAATACCGTCAATCTTTACCGTCACTTTGCCTTTGTAATCCATAAGCATGTTGTAAATTTGATTAGCTGCAAATATATCTCCGCCAGGGCTGTTGATCCAGATCGTTATATCACCCTCTCCGGACAACAGCTCTGATTTGAACTGCTTGGGAGTTACTTCGTCTCCCAGCCAGCTTTCTTCAGCTATTGGGCCGTCAATATATAATGTCCGGCTGCCATCATCGTTTTGTATCCAGTTCCAGAAGCGGCGAACCGGTTTTGGTTTTTGCGATTTGTTCAACTTTTGATCCCTCCGTTTCAGCATTGGTTTTACCTGCAAATGCACCTGCATCAGCAAGCTTAGTCATATTACCGTTGACAAGATATAGGTCGCCACCCAACTCTGCTGGTATCCGGTTCATATCCTCAAGTTCGCGGATATCATTTGCGCTCATCCAGCCGTTCTGGCGAGCTACAGCATAACCATTCATGCGGCTTGCATAATCACCGCGCAGAAGACCATCTACATTGAATTTGACAATGTATATCCGCTTCTCTGACGGTAAAAGCAGCGCTTTTTGGAGAGCCTGTTCCCAACGCACCACCCACGGGTCAAGCGTGTATTTAACAAATTCCAAAGATTGCTGTTCGATGTTTGAAAAGCTTGACTTTTCAAGATCTCCAACCATATGGGGAGGTACTCGGAATATCCGAGCAATTTCATTTATCTGAAACTTTCTTGTCTCTAAAAACTGTGCCTGTTCGGGTGGAATGCCGATTGGTTGAAACTTCATTCCCTCTTCCAGAACTGCAATGCGATGAGCATTGGCACTTCCTTGATAAACAGCATTCCAGCTTTCTCGCACCTTTGCCGGATCCTTTAATACGCCGGGATGTTCCAGAACGCCACCCGGATTTGCTCCGTTGGCAAAAAAGGATGCACCATACTCCTCACAGGCAATAGCCATGCCTATGGCGTTCTTGGCCATAGCAATAGGGGAGTATCCGATCAGTCCGTCAAAACCGAGTCCCGGGATGTGAAGAACCTCATCACTTCGTAGGTATATAAGGCCTGCTTTTGGATTAACCCTACTCTCATCGCTGTCGCGCCGATAAGTGTAAAACAGTTCTCCGTTTGGAGCCCTGTCTACCGTCATTTTGTTTGGCAAAAGTGGATAAAGCGCCAGCACTCGTCCGGAACCGTCCCTAATAATTTGAGCGTAAGCATTTCCCCATAAAAGAAGATGACTCATCAGTGTTTCTCGGAACACGAATGAAGTCATCTCAGGGTTTGGTTCGTCATGGAGTAAATAATAGAGCGGGTGGGTCAACGCTTTTTCTTTGCCACCGTCTTCTTTATAGCGGTACACATGAAGCGGAAGCCCGGCGATGGCTTCTGCAAGTATCCTTACACAGGCATACACTGCAGTTGTCTGCATAGCAGTCCGCTCATTGACAGTCTTTCCGCTGGATGTGCCGCCGAAGAAAAAGCTATATGCATTACCGAACAGGCTGTTTTTCGGCTTATCCCTTGCTTTGAACAAACGGGAAAATACACTCATATAATCAACAGCCCCCTTTCATCATAAATTGATCCGTTGCGTTCATCCCCGTCATGCCTTAACGCGCGGTCAAGCGCCATAATTAACGCTACCGCACCATCTATTCTCTCGGTGGATTTTTCTTTATCCGGCTTAATGTTTCCGGCGGGGTCGGTTTTGACATAGATATTGTCCATCATCCACCGCAGTACTGGATTACCACCATGGGCGATGCGTTCTTCCAATGTCAGCTTCATCAACTCTTTTGTAGGCGGCGACATATCCTTGAAACCCTGACCGAATGGAACAACCGTAAACCCCAAAGCCTCGAGGTTTTGCGTCATCTGAATTGCGCCCCAGCGGTCAAAGGCTATTTCCTTAATGTTATATTTCATTCCGAGTTCCTCAATAAAGGTTTCGATAAAGCCATAATGCACGACGTTACCCTCAGTGGTATATAAAAAGCCTTGCCTCTCCCAGACATCATAAGGCACATGATCTCTCCGCACACGCTGATCAATATTCTCCTCCGGTATCCAGAAAAAAGGTAGAATCTGATATTTATCAGATTCATCAAGCGGTGGAAACACCAGCACAAAGGCGGTAATATCGGTAGTAGATGACAGGTCAAGTCCTCCGTAACAGGTTCTACCGCGCAATTTTTCTGCATCAACAGGAAACGCACACTTATCCCATTTATCCATTGGCATCCAGCGCACCGATTGTTTCACCCACTGATTTAAGCGGAGCTGACGGAATAAATTTTCCTCTGCAGGATTTTGCTTGGCATTTTCACAAGCCACCCTCAATTTTTCGATGTCGACTGTAATGCCCAGTGACGGGTTAACCTTTCTCCATACCTTTTCACTTGTCCAGTCATCGGTATCGGCTGCACTGTAGATAACAGGGTAGAAAGTCGGATCTATCTTACGTCCCTGAAGAATATCCTCAGCCTTTTGATGCACTTCCCAGCAGATGGAATTACGGTCGGTACCCGCAGTTGTAATCAGGAAAAACAGAGGCTGTTTTCTTGCATCGCCAGATCCGTGAAGCATTACATCATAAAGATCCCTGTTTGGCTGGGCATGAAGTTCGTCAAATACCACACCATGGACGTTTAGGCCATGTTTCGTATATGCCTCCGCTGAAAGCACCTGATAAAAACTGCCTAACGGTTTATAAACCAGCCGCTTCTGTGACAGCATTGGTTTAATTCGAGATTTTAATGCCGGACACTGTTCCACCATATCTACTGCAACATCGAAAACAATGGATGCCTGCTGACGGTCAGATGCACATCCGTAAACCTCGCCGCCATGCTCGAAATCACCGCAGGTAAGGTATAAAGCAATTGCCGCTGCAAGTTCGCTCTTACCCTGCTTTTTTGGAATTTCTATATAGGCAGTGTTAAACTGCCTGTATCCGTTAGGTTTCAAGATTCCGAATATATCCCGGACAATCTGTTCCTGCCAGTCAATTAATTCAAAAGGCATTCCATACCATTCACCCTTGGTATGCTTCAGGCAGTTTATAAAAGTAACAGCGGCATCCGCCGCTTCCTTGTCATATCGAGAACCTTCCGCCATAAACTTGGTTGGTTTATATCGTTTTAACTTCCGCAGCTTTGCCGCCTCCTTTCCTAAAATTGAGCAAGAAAAAAGGAACCTCATGGATGAAGTTCCTCTCCTTAGTGGATTTCTATGAAGCTTGTTACGTTATTACCGTTATCGTTTGCCTGTCAGGATAAACTCGGCATATTCTTTCTTGTGTTCATTAAGAAATACTACTAATTCATAAAACCCCATTTTATATGCCTCTTCCTGTACTCTTGGCAAGTCAAACATATTACAGGTACCGCTGTCCCGTATGGCCATAATCTGCCGATAAATCTTATCAGTTATCAGATTCTCGTTACCCATGTCCTACACCTCTGACTTCTCTGCCGCTGAAATTGAATCTCTTACCGCTTTATTGAGAAATGAAATATCAAAACCCGCATCTATATAGCCCTGCCGAATCACCTCGTAATAGTAACGACCCGGTGCTCCCAAAGGTCTACCTTCATTCATGATATACACCATTGCGGGCACCCACTGCCCTTTGAAACGTACCTTAACCATTTCTTTCCGGTATAGATGCGGATAACCTTCATATCTGTCCAGC
Coding sequences within:
- a CDS encoding DUF5049 domain-containing protein; this translates as MGNENLITDKIYRQIMAIRDSGTCNMFDLPRVQEEAYKMGFYELVVFLNEHKKEYAEFILTGKR
- a CDS encoding head-tail adaptor protein, which produces MGLGKMKTFVDIISVKPVKDSEGFTEKDDVILASVRAYKEDRHGSEKWANRAAFSQASALFRFRKIPNLEVTTDLVLVCSDGRYNIISVEDVKGRGMYIEVLAEKVKSSKA
- a CDS encoding terminase large subunit, encoding MRFLFSCSILGKEAAKLRKLKRYKPTKFMAEGSRYDKEAADAAVTFINCLKHTKGEWYGMPFELIDWQEQIVRDIFGILKPNGYRQFNTAYIEIPKKQGKSELAAAIALYLTCGDFEHGGEVYGCASDRQQASIVFDVAVDMVEQCPALKSRIKPMLSQKRLVYKPLGSFYQVLSAEAYTKHGLNVHGVVFDELHAQPNRDLYDVMLHGSGDARKQPLFFLITTAGTDRNSICWEVHQKAEDILQGRKIDPTFYPVIYSAADTDDWTSEKVWRKVNPSLGITVDIEKLRVACENAKQNPAEENLFRQLRLNQWVKQSVRWMPMDKWDKCAFPVDAEKLRGRTCYGGLDLSSTTDITAFVLVFPPLDESDKYQILPFFWIPEENIDQRVRRDHVPYDVWERQGFLYTTEGNVVHYGFIETFIEELGMKYNIKEIAFDRWGAIQMTQNLEALGFTVVPFGQGFKDMSPPTKELMKLTLEERIAHGGNPVLRWMMDNIYVKTDPAGNIKPDKEKSTERIDGAVALIMALDRALRHDGDERNGSIYDERGLLII
- a CDS encoding phage portal protein — translated: MSVFSRLFKARDKPKNSLFGNAYSFFFGGTSSGKTVNERTAMQTTAVYACVRILAEAIAGLPLHVYRYKEDGGKEKALTHPLYYLLHDEPNPEMTSFVFRETLMSHLLLWGNAYAQIIRDGSGRVLALYPLLPNKMTVDRAPNGELFYTYRRDSDESRVNPKAGLIYLRSDEVLHIPGLGFDGLIGYSPIAMAKNAIGMAIACEEYGASFFANGANPGGVLEHPGVLKDPAKVRESWNAVYQGSANAHRIAVLEEGMKFQPIGIPPEQAQFLETRKFQINEIARIFRVPPHMVGDLEKSSFSNIEQQSLEFVKYTLDPWVVRWEQALQKALLLPSEKRIYIVKFNVDGLLRGDYASRMNGYAVARQNGWMSANDIRELEDMNRIPAELGGDLYLVNGNMTKLADAGAFAGKTNAETEGSKVEQIAKTKTGSPLLELDTKR
- a CDS encoding head maturation protease, ClpP-related, translated to MNKSQKPKPVRRFWNWIQNDDGSRTLYIDGPIAEESWLGDEVTPKQFKSELLSGEGDITIWINSPGGDIFAANQIYNMLMDYKGKVTVKIDGIAASAASVIAMAGGDVFMSPVSMMMIHNPMTIAIGDTEEMEKAIAMLEEIKESIINAYELKTGLSRAKISHLMDAESWFNARKAVELGFADGILFMENESFPSEFEVSGGMIFSRQAVTNSILQKLKPKEKPKGTPIESLEKRLFLLKP
- a CDS encoding gamma-glutamylcyclotransferase family protein, coding for MSKEKGTIYLAYGSNLNLRQMAYRCPTAKVLGSAKLTGYRLLFRGGNGGAVATIEKQKGESVPVLLWRIMPNDEEALDRYEGYPHLYRKEMVKVRFKGQWVPAMVYIMNEGRPLGAPGRYYYEVIRQGYIDAGFDISFLNKAVRDSISAAEKSEV
- a CDS encoding major tail protein, coding for MATIGLDRLYYAKITENENGEETYDTPVPLAKAITAELSVELAEATLYADDGAAEVVKEFQSGTLTLGVADIGVDAAEVLTGATLDDNKVLISTSEDGGAPVAIGFRAKKANGKYRYFWLYRVKFGIPATNLQTKGDSITFSTPTIEGTVMRRNKPDGQGKHPWKAEVSEDDPGVSPETITGWYTEVYEPVFAVGGGSE
- a CDS encoding head-tail connector protein; the encoded protein is MELLEKVKANLILQHSEDDALLQEYIKAAVAYAESYQKKPEGYYAENPMLPTTEQAVIMLSSHFYESRDGSTAGFFGDSVQAGQQVWNTVNLLLWLDRDWKV
- a CDS encoding HK97-gp10 family putative phage morphogenesis protein; the encoded protein is MAKVEVKMPEEFLLKLSRLGERTDEIIPKVLEAGGEVVLSKVKSNLQSVIGSGTKYPSRATGELVNALGLSPAKQDRDGNHNIKIGFTEPRKDGESNAKIANIIEYGKSGQPPRPFLKPAKSATRKSCIEVMKSRLEQELGRI
- a CDS encoding phage major capsid protein, which encodes MSKILELREKRAKVWEAAKAFLDSKRGNDGLLSPEDTATYEKMEADVIALGKEIERLERQAAIDLELSKPLNIPITDKPTSISGNNEKTGRASDEYRQSFWNMMRGRRKYDVHNALQIGEDTEGGYLVPDDFERTLVEALEEENIFRQIANVITTSSGDKKIPVVASKGTASWVDEEGQIPESDDSFAQVSIGAYKLATMIKVSEELLNDSVFNLEQYIAKEFARRIGAKEEEAFFIGDGSGKPTGILADNGGGEIGVTAASATAITLDEIMDLFYSLKSPYRRNAVFIMNDSTIKAIRKLKDNNGQYLWQPSVTAGTPDTILNRPVKTSAFMPAIAAGAKTIVFGDFSYYWVADRQGRVFKRLNELYAATGQVGFMATQRVDGKLVLSEAVKILQQKSA